The bacterium genome window below encodes:
- a CDS encoding ATP-binding protein has translation MLPEPMVLRMPSDPNRLPEIEEFAEQAARCCEMSPSRTGTLGMIVTEAANNSIHHGNHGDPNLPVDIRIEFHREFLKIIFKDAGKGFDPSLLPDPTSPENLLRDSGRGFMILRHFCRDVQTETADDGFITTLVFDRADP, from the coding sequence ATGCTTCCTGAACCGATGGTACTTCGGATGCCTTCCGACCCGAACCGATTACCGGAAATCGAGGAATTCGCCGAACAGGCAGCGCGATGTTGCGAGATGTCGCCCAGCCGTACCGGTACGCTCGGGATGATTGTTACCGAAGCGGCGAACAACTCGATTCATCATGGGAATCATGGCGATCCCAACTTACCGGTTGACATCCGTATCGAGTTTCACCGGGAATTTTTAAAGATCATTTTCAAAGACGCCGGGAAAGGATTCGATCCATCGCTGCTCCCCGACCCCACCTCCCCGGAAAACCTCTTACGAGATAGCGGACGCGGCTTTATGATTCTCCGCCATTTCTGTCGCGACGTACAAACGGAAACCGCCGACGATGGATTTATAACGACATTGGTATTCGACCGCGCCGATCCGTAA
- a CDS encoding SpoIIE family protein phosphatase has translation MRRPFRTNEEQALQKRIQYRLETVEQLVRSGNCEQASTLLDGLQKALVAWTQAEWERKHNELLSEVAISLSKAIALEDILAQIIDGLARILPFDAAGVFLVEGDGKHIAAEYLRGYRRDSYQLVHQKVGEGVVGNVVTNGRTAIIGDVSTDPHYISARNGTRSELAVPMFSPVTGEVIGVFNLESNNLFAYADDDAELLSTLAANAAVAIERAQMYRRLMHQQRMNEELALARRIQVSLLPPDQTITGLELHGHSISSEQVGGDYYDFFTLTEEDVAITIADVAGKGIPAALIMAGLRGSLRVEARNTYSIGTILKHVNMFLHSTSQPGEYVTLFYGVINTTRNELTYSNAGHNPAVLRKKDGTIQQLSIGSVPVGAFPEAQWPETTIPFVPGDFLLLYTDGVTEAENKEGIMFGQKRLLECINTCGTDSADAILEAVKTAVNRHLDGLHAGDDLTMLAVVYKEVSDAS, from the coding sequence ATGCGACGTCCGTTCCGAACGAACGAAGAACAAGCGCTGCAGAAGCGAATCCAGTACCGCCTCGAAACGGTCGAGCAATTGGTACGGAGCGGCAACTGCGAACAGGCATCCACCTTGTTGGATGGGCTGCAAAAGGCGTTGGTCGCTTGGACGCAAGCCGAATGGGAACGGAAGCATAACGAGCTGTTGTCCGAAGTGGCAATTTCCCTCTCAAAAGCGATTGCTCTCGAAGACATTTTAGCTCAAATCATTGACGGCTTGGCACGTATCCTTCCCTTCGACGCCGCCGGTGTTTTTCTTGTGGAAGGGGATGGCAAGCATATCGCCGCCGAGTATCTTCGCGGTTATCGTCGCGACTCCTATCAATTAGTTCATCAAAAAGTCGGCGAAGGGGTGGTCGGAAACGTCGTTACTAACGGCAGAACGGCAATCATCGGCGACGTCAGTACCGATCCTCATTACATCTCCGCACGTAACGGCACCCGCAGTGAATTGGCTGTGCCGATGTTCTCTCCCGTTACAGGAGAAGTAATCGGCGTATTCAATCTCGAATCGAACAATCTGTTTGCCTACGCCGATGACGATGCCGAACTGTTATCGACGCTGGCGGCTAATGCAGCAGTTGCCATCGAACGGGCGCAGATGTACCGGCGGCTGATGCACCAACAACGGATGAATGAAGAGCTTGCGCTGGCGCGTCGGATTCAGGTTTCACTACTACCGCCGGATCAGACAATCACCGGATTGGAATTGCACGGTCATAGTATCTCATCGGAACAAGTCGGTGGCGATTATTACGACTTCTTTACGCTTACCGAAGAAGATGTTGCGATTACGATTGCCGATGTAGCCGGGAAAGGGATTCCAGCAGCGCTAATCATGGCGGGATTGCGTGGTTCACTTCGAGTTGAGGCGCGGAATACCTATTCGATTGGAACAATTTTAAAACATGTAAATATGTTCCTGCACAGCACTTCGCAACCGGGCGAATATGTCACACTGTTCTATGGTGTTATCAACACAACCCGCAACGAGTTAACGTATTCCAATGCCGGCCACAACCCGGCAGTTTTGCGTAAAAAAGACGGCACGATTCAGCAGTTATCAATTGGGAGTGTTCCGGTTGGCGCGTTCCCTGAAGCCCAGTGGCCCGAAACGACGATTCCTTTTGTGCCAGGTGATTTTCTCCTATTGTATACCGATGGCGTCACCGAAGCGGAAAACAAAGAAGGGATTATGTTCGGGCAAAAACGGTTGCTCGAATGCATCAATACTTGCGGCACTGATTCCGCCGATGCGATTTTGGAAGCGGTGAAAACCGCGGTGAACCGGCATTTGGATGGATTACATGCCGGCGATGATTTGACGATGCTTGCGGTAGTGTATAAGGAGGTAAGCGATGCTTCCTGA
- a CDS encoding STAS domain-containing protein, with amino-acid sequence MTKHKTDIFGEVVVLRLKGKLMGGPESAEVTEELKNQIAAGKKKFVIDLGEVEWMNSSGLGLLIGGLSSIRNAGGSLYLARVTDKIESLLVITKLSSVFDSVASIEEALTKV; translated from the coding sequence ATGACAAAGCATAAAACCGACATTTTTGGTGAAGTTGTAGTGTTACGACTCAAAGGGAAACTGATGGGCGGCCCAGAATCCGCCGAAGTCACCGAAGAGCTGAAAAACCAAATCGCAGCCGGGAAAAAGAAATTCGTTATCGACTTGGGTGAAGTCGAGTGGATGAATTCTTCCGGTCTTGGTCTGTTAATCGGCGGACTTTCTTCGATTCGTAATGCCGGCGGTTCGCTTTATCTGGCACGGGTGACCGATAAGATTGAGTCGCTACTGGTTATTACCAAGTTGAGCAGCGTCTTCGATTCGGTTGCGAGTATCGAAGAAGCCTTGACAAAGGTGTAA
- a CDS encoding peptidylprolyl isomerase, which translates to MSTIRWNAMKTFAIFALALVIALTGCKKDPVVAEVGSKKIRSNDLKIEMLRRTRTIDNAVKQPVEMRFEALDNMIDRELKLMDAHEKKIEERPEVAKIFKQQLMRAGQQELYNVEVRDKIIKTSTAKDFWKHLDMEVKASHILIQSPESADASAKAMAKARIDSIYKAVTQPNADFAAIATATTQDMSSRDGDLGYFKWGTMVDEFQSVAWKLDPGKISKPFQTSYGWHIVKVVDRRKVDRKPFDEMKDEIMRTLSKVHRKELTERAQAFIKDLNNKYKVEEQRSNIAMIAAKLGPSNTIDVDPFATLTDADKNLPLITFKPGKENWGVITEKNYYKEGKFTIQALMDKFAEAGRPGPIPDSAALAGYGRDVVGEWLLNDYIMKNGYTKDKKVLDRAQRESEVHILSRLDAEVVGDRVNHPTDADLQNFMNENPARWMTQPQVDMVEVLFIDPKAAENFAAAAKKRGKITLAEAKRLTKRAAAKGKEGILEKVTPSMHDAIGATSANAKVGEIVGPVGVPPNWSVYQVTKRIEPHPLTLEAGRQQIEQSYRTEVGKRVRAEWMKGLREKWKVTVFEQPVKNLYVGVKVDESKPKSENSRLSDPKRMDQIHKDK; encoded by the coding sequence TTGAGTACGATTCGATGGAATGCTATGAAAACGTTCGCGATATTCGCATTGGCGCTCGTGATTGCGCTGACTGGTTGTAAGAAAGATCCGGTGGTTGCCGAGGTTGGATCGAAGAAAATACGCTCAAACGATTTGAAAATCGAAATGTTGCGCCGCACTCGCACCATCGATAATGCTGTGAAGCAACCGGTAGAAATGCGCTTCGAAGCTCTCGACAATATGATCGACCGTGAGCTGAAACTGATGGACGCCCACGAAAAGAAAATCGAAGAACGTCCGGAAGTCGCAAAAATCTTCAAACAGCAACTGATGCGCGCCGGTCAGCAAGAGCTATACAACGTCGAAGTTCGCGATAAGATTATTAAGACCAGCACTGCAAAAGACTTCTGGAAACACCTTGACATGGAAGTGAAAGCAAGCCATATCTTGATCCAGTCGCCTGAAAGCGCCGATGCCAGTGCAAAAGCGATGGCAAAAGCCCGCATTGATTCCATTTATAAAGCGGTTACCCAGCCCAATGCCGATTTCGCCGCGATTGCAACTGCTACAACACAGGATATGTCGTCGCGTGATGGGGACTTAGGTTACTTCAAATGGGGTACCATGGTCGATGAGTTTCAATCAGTCGCATGGAAACTCGATCCCGGGAAGATTTCAAAGCCATTCCAAACCAGTTACGGTTGGCATATCGTTAAGGTAGTTGATCGTCGGAAAGTGGATCGTAAACCATTCGATGAGATGAAAGACGAGATCATGCGCACTCTGAGCAAAGTCCATCGCAAAGAGTTGACCGAACGCGCACAAGCTTTTATCAAAGATCTCAACAATAAATACAAGGTGGAAGAGCAACGTTCCAACATCGCGATGATTGCGGCAAAGCTTGGACCATCGAACACCATTGACGTCGATCCGTTTGCTACACTGACCGATGCCGATAAAAACCTGCCACTCATAACGTTTAAACCGGGTAAAGAAAACTGGGGCGTGATTACCGAGAAGAACTACTACAAAGAAGGCAAGTTTACCATTCAAGCGTTAATGGACAAGTTTGCTGAAGCAGGTCGACCGGGTCCAATTCCTGATTCGGCAGCGCTTGCCGGATATGGTCGGGATGTTGTAGGTGAATGGTTGTTAAACGACTACATCATGAAAAATGGATACACCAAGGATAAGAAGGTGCTTGACCGAGCCCAACGCGAAAGTGAAGTACATATCCTATCCCGTCTTGATGCCGAAGTTGTTGGTGACCGCGTGAACCATCCCACCGACGCCGATTTGCAAAATTTCATGAATGAAAATCCGGCGCGCTGGATGACCCAACCACAAGTCGATATGGTCGAAGTTCTGTTTATCGATCCGAAAGCTGCTGAGAACTTTGCGGCAGCAGCGAAAAAACGGGGTAAGATTACCCTTGCTGAAGCAAAACGGTTGACCAAACGCGCTGCTGCCAAGGGCAAAGAAGGCATCTTGGAAAAAGTAACGCCTTCGATGCACGACGCAATTGGAGCAACTTCTGCGAATGCCAAAGTCGGTGAAATCGTCGGGCCGGTTGGTGTACCGCCCAATTGGAGCGTTTATCAAGTTACCAAGCGGATCGAACCCCATCCATTGACTTTGGAAGCCGGTCGTCAACAAATCGAGCAATCCTATCGCACCGAAGTAGGCAAACGAGTCCGCGCCGAATGGATGAAGGGCTTACGTGAAAAGTGGAAGGTGACAGTATTCGAGCAGCCGGTGAAGAATCTATACGTAGGCGTGAAGGTTGACGAGTCGAAACCGAAGTCGGAGAATTCGCGACTGAGTGATCCGAAACGGATGGATCAAATCCATAAAGACAAATAG
- a CDS encoding peptidylprolyl isomerase — protein sequence MKKLITIAALFFTITTIGFAAEEIIDQVVAQVGDEPVLETELIQAAYLEAQNAGIDIMSDESKLDSLKRNVLKTIVDFRILLEAAKKDTSIKVTESETKAQADDDYQKLLRQAGSETALAERFGSTTRKIRKNIEDNARNTMLVQRYTEAHLQNIRVSKADIERFWAEHKSEFNKIPASVRLANILISVKPADVARNAALHRADSLVKIARSGVEFAKLAKETSSDSLSAQSGGDLGEASRGTFLPEFEAASFRLTEGEISDPVETLYGFHIIQLHSKRGDKFHVSHILVSLQPTSVDIAAAKQLSSDIAEQLKSGAAFDSLAKALSHDVETGSKGGDMGWFEASRIPAQFADRVKKLKGGEWTGPFDYRGGWHFLKVVERRDERMPDLLLDWDRIERLTQANARADRYRRLVDEIRTTVFVKYLNQP from the coding sequence GTGAAAAAACTGATTACGATAGCGGCACTCTTCTTTACGATTACCACCATTGGTTTTGCCGCCGAAGAGATTATCGATCAAGTCGTGGCGCAAGTGGGCGATGAACCGGTACTCGAAACCGAACTGATCCAAGCGGCATATCTCGAAGCGCAGAATGCCGGAATCGACATCATGAGCGACGAATCGAAGCTCGATTCGCTCAAACGCAATGTGCTTAAAACGATTGTCGATTTTCGGATTCTGTTGGAAGCCGCCAAAAAAGATACATCGATCAAAGTCACCGAGAGCGAGACGAAAGCGCAAGCTGACGACGACTATCAAAAGTTGTTACGGCAAGCCGGCAGCGAAACAGCATTAGCTGAGCGGTTTGGATCGACCACTCGTAAAATCCGAAAGAATATTGAGGATAATGCCCGCAATACGATGCTTGTGCAGCGCTATACCGAAGCACATTTGCAGAACATTCGGGTATCGAAAGCCGATATCGAAAGATTCTGGGCAGAACATAAATCTGAATTCAACAAGATCCCTGCATCAGTACGTTTAGCAAACATCTTGATTTCGGTGAAACCGGCGGATGTCGCGCGTAATGCTGCTCTCCATCGCGCCGATTCCTTGGTGAAAATCGCTCGCAGCGGTGTTGAATTTGCAAAGTTAGCCAAAGAAACTTCCAGTGATTCACTGTCAGCACAATCAGGCGGCGATTTAGGTGAAGCATCCCGCGGAACATTCTTACCCGAATTTGAAGCAGCATCGTTCCGGTTGACCGAAGGGGAAATCAGTGATCCTGTTGAAACATTGTATGGATTTCACATCATTCAATTGCACAGCAAGCGTGGCGATAAATTTCATGTCTCACACATCTTGGTTTCTTTGCAACCCACCTCCGTCGATATTGCAGCCGCGAAACAACTATCAAGCGACATCGCTGAGCAGTTAAAGAGTGGTGCTGCCTTTGATAGCTTAGCGAAAGCGCTTTCACACGATGTGGAAACCGGTAGCAAAGGCGGCGATATGGGATGGTTTGAGGCATCGCGAATTCCCGCCCAGTTTGCCGACCGGGTAAAGAAATTGAAAGGTGGGGAGTGGACGGGTCCCTTTGATTATCGCGGAGGTTGGCATTTCTTGAAAGTGGTAGAACGTCGTGACGAACGGATGCCGGATTTGCTACTCGATTGGGATCGAATAGAGCGCTTGACGCAGGCGAATGCCCGCGCTGACCGCTATCGTAGATTGGTTGACGAAATCCGTACCACTGTCTTTGTGAAGTATTTAAATCAGCCGTGA
- a CDS encoding NAD-dependent malic enzyme codes for MKRFEMRIDPLTQEVYYAVPHYGYQLMNDPLLNKGNAFTLAEREEFQLSGLTAEVVGSLESQLERAYGNYSMKTTDMERYITLMGLLDRNETLFYSLLTRHITEMLPIVYTPTVGQACLNMSHIIRRYRGIYVSQSNVNHIEQVLRNVGLPDISLIVVTDGERILGYGDLGVDGMPIPIGKLALYVAAAGIHPAATLPVVLDVGTNNERLLNDPLYIGVQKSRLPRDAYLELVERFVQGIKRVFPRALLQWEDFGKQNAFTLLSKYNSRIPSFNDDIQGTGATASAALMTAKKITGKPLSQERIAILGFGQAGSGVANALVTQMTMEEGISITEARRRIFAMDMPGLLLEGMQVEPHQQPFLQPREAVAGWSADANRAPNLREVVEHGKITILIGLSAQAGVFDESMLHLVSANTERPIIFALSNPTSCSEATPNEIIPASNGRAIMAFGSPFAPYKHTNGKEYVGSQCNNLYVFPGVGLGAIVSQSSRVTHSMFHAASKAVSSMVTPDLRAAGLLLPPLKDIRRISFEVGLAVAKQAREEGIGLAESDDRLSQLIRDAMWVPHYYPYRHHRE; via the coding sequence ATGAAACGCTTTGAAATGCGCATCGACCCCCTCACTCAGGAAGTCTACTACGCGGTTCCCCACTACGGTTATCAGTTAATGAACGATCCACTTCTAAACAAAGGAAACGCGTTCACACTTGCCGAGCGGGAAGAATTTCAATTATCTGGCTTAACCGCCGAAGTCGTTGGTTCGTTGGAATCGCAGTTGGAACGTGCCTATGGCAACTACTCGATGAAAACGACCGATATGGAACGCTATATCACGTTGATGGGTCTCCTCGACCGCAATGAGACTTTGTTCTATTCCTTACTTACCCGCCACATAACCGAGATGCTCCCGATTGTTTACACCCCGACTGTCGGGCAAGCTTGTCTCAATATGTCGCACATTATTCGCCGCTATCGCGGAATCTATGTGTCGCAATCCAATGTGAATCACATCGAGCAAGTGTTGCGTAACGTTGGATTACCCGACATCTCGTTAATCGTAGTAACCGACGGCGAACGGATTCTCGGGTATGGCGATTTAGGTGTCGATGGTATGCCGATTCCGATTGGCAAGCTTGCCTTGTATGTCGCCGCTGCCGGTATTCACCCTGCCGCAACATTGCCGGTCGTGCTTGATGTGGGAACCAACAACGAACGCTTGTTGAACGACCCCTTATACATCGGCGTCCAGAAATCCCGATTACCCAGAGATGCCTATTTGGAATTGGTCGAACGATTTGTTCAAGGCATCAAACGGGTGTTCCCCCGCGCGCTGTTGCAATGGGAAGATTTCGGCAAGCAGAATGCCTTCACACTGCTAAGTAAATACAATTCCCGGATTCCCAGTTTCAACGACGACATTCAAGGCACTGGCGCAACTGCCTCTGCCGCTCTCATGACGGCGAAAAAAATTACTGGTAAGCCATTATCACAAGAGCGTATCGCAATTCTTGGTTTTGGACAAGCCGGCAGCGGTGTTGCCAATGCGTTAGTTACTCAGATGACGATGGAAGAGGGAATCTCTATTACCGAAGCGCGCCGCCGCATATTTGCGATGGATATGCCCGGTTTACTCCTCGAGGGTATGCAAGTAGAACCCCACCAACAGCCGTTCCTGCAGCCACGGGAAGCGGTCGCCGGGTGGTCAGCCGACGCCAATCGAGCTCCGAATCTCCGGGAAGTGGTCGAACATGGGAAGATCACAATTTTAATTGGGTTGTCTGCTCAAGCGGGTGTTTTCGATGAGTCAATGTTACACTTAGTTTCTGCCAATACCGAGCGACCGATTATTTTTGCTTTATCGAATCCAACATCTTGCTCCGAAGCGACGCCCAATGAGATAATTCCAGCATCGAATGGCCGAGCGATAATGGCGTTTGGTAGCCCGTTCGCTCCTTACAAACATACCAATGGAAAAGAGTACGTCGGTTCGCAATGCAACAACTTGTATGTATTCCCGGGTGTTGGTCTCGGAGCAATCGTCAGTCAATCGAGTCGGGTGACTCACAGTATGTTCCATGCTGCAAGTAAAGCAGTATCATCGATGGTAACACCCGATCTACGAGCAGCCGGATTACTATTACCACCGCTAAAGGACATCCGTAGAATCTCGTTTGAAGTGGGGTTAGCGGTGGCGAAACAAGCCCGGGAAGAGGGAATTGGATTGGCGGAATCCGACGACCGGTTATCCCAACTAATTCGTGACGCTATGTGGGTACCACATTATTACCCGTACCGCCACCACCGCGAGTAA
- a CDS encoding 4Fe-4S dicluster domain-containing protein has product MVWKGWSNIKYSDKFDSVFTAKMWKGWKKAKFEEELDPNFAEKIAQMPGCDRIYNCIQCGTCSGTCPMSVYMEYAPRKIIGMIRAGFKGEVLSSYTTWLCASCYSCTARCPKGIKITDVMYALKRFAIKEKMAPSKLPIPVLANEFFETVQKYGRNNEGMVVMKMYFKTNPTLPIRNLIMGIKLFIRGRMDVIQDKIVNRAQLHKILKSVGSGH; this is encoded by the coding sequence ATGGTCTGGAAAGGCTGGAGTAATATCAAGTACTCGGATAAGTTCGATTCCGTGTTCACCGCGAAAATGTGGAAAGGCTGGAAGAAAGCGAAATTTGAGGAAGAACTCGATCCCAATTTTGCCGAAAAGATCGCACAAATGCCGGGTTGTGACCGTATCTACAACTGCATCCAATGCGGCACCTGCAGTGGTACTTGTCCGATGAGTGTGTATATGGAATACGCACCCCGGAAAATCATTGGCATGATTCGAGCTGGCTTTAAAGGAGAGGTGCTAAGCAGCTATACCACTTGGTTATGCGCCTCTTGTTATTCGTGTACTGCACGTTGTCCAAAGGGCATCAAAATCACCGATGTGATGTATGCGCTAAAGCGATTTGCGATCAAAGAAAAAATGGCTCCATCCAAACTTCCGATACCAGTTCTCGCCAACGAATTCTTTGAGACTGTCCAAAAATACGGCAGGAACAACGAAGGAATGGTCGTGATGAAGATGTATTTCAAGACCAATCCAACTTTGCCGATTCGGAATTTGATCATGGGAATAAAGCTCTTCATACGCGGCCGGATGGATGTTATTCAGGACAAAATCGTCAACCGCGCACAGCTTCATAAAATCCTCAAATCAGTCGGTTCAGGACATTGA